In the Candidatus Tisiphia endosymbiont of Melanophora roralis genome, GAAAATCTGTAGACCAAATAAGCGAGAAAATTCGACAAGATCTATCAAAGAAGGATGGGGAACTAAAAGAAATAGAGAATCTATTAATGGGAAAACGTAACTCTTTAAGTGAATCAGCTTTTGAACAAGAATTTAGTCTTTTTGAAAAGGAAATAAACATAGCACAAAAAGAAATACGAGATAGGAAAGTACGTCTTGAGCAAGCCCATGCTGAAGGTATAGGAAAAGTACAAGAAGCAATAACAAAGATTATAAGTGCTTTAGCAGAAAAGTATAATCTTGATCTAGTTATACCTAGTACTCAAATTTTATTTGCTAAAAATAGTCTGAATATTACACAAGAAGTGATAGCAGAACTAAATAATAAATTAAAACATGTTACAATTAAATACGAATAATTTGTTATAGAGGTTTATCAATGACA is a window encoding:
- a CDS encoding OmpH family outer membrane protein; translation: MWIKNTNISMIVMWSKRCHSWLTIIFCLIINSYSTIYASNTNIANRFATKIAIVDIHSILEHSVAIQSIRKSVDQISEKIRQDLSKKDGELKEIENLLMGKRNSLSESAFEQEFSLFEKEINIAQKEIRDRKVRLEQAHAEGIGKVQEAITKIISALAEKYNLDLVIPSTQILFAKNSLNITQEVIAELNNKLKHVTIKYE